AGGACAGGAACTTTATCAGACTCGATAAAATCATGAAACTCAAAATCTCTTTTACCTTGGAAAGTCTTTATTTTTGAGCTTCGAGCTGCCAGATCCTCGTATCTTTTAATTCGTTTCTTCATTTCCTTTTTATTATAAGGATCCATCGCCAAGCTTTTTCGTGAAGTATAAAACTCATCCAACTCGACTCGTCTCATTTCTCCTTTTTGTGCCAACAGCTTCGATAGCGGCATCACATGCGATTCAAAATGGGCTTTAAGTACATCTTCAGCTAATTGCCTGGCCTCTTGGAGAATTTTGGTTGTTTCGACTTCAATATATCGCTTTTGTTTTTCACTGAGAGTCTGAAGGTAACTCTCAACATTTTGACCTTGCGGCACCGTCATCCCATATTTTTTACCCATATTAAACTCTAGGACCATTCTCCTTGCCAATTGAGTCGCCCTCTCTAAATCATTCCGATGTCCAGCCGTAAATATTTTATTCTTCATAGCAAGGGATTCAGCAACTCCCCCTCCTACAAGTTTAGCTAAGTTAGCCATTAAAGATTCTCTCGTATTTGATTGTTCCTTTATGTCAAATGATTCAGCGATTCCGGCATAGCGGAGCCAACGATCACCCATTAGCGTCACCCCAGGTGAAATTCCTATATAGCTTGCAATTAAATTGTCGGAATTTAAAATTTGACCCATGATGGAGTGGCCAGCCTCGTGAAAGGCCGTCCGAAGCTGCATTAATTTAGGATTTTCTTCTTCGACTGGAAATACTTTCCCTTTAAGAGCCATCGGAATAGTTTTTCTTTTTGAATTTTCCGATTCAATAACTAATTCAAAGTTAACTTTTGAAAAAGTTGGTTCATCGTTAAACTCACTCTGACCATAAGATTCTTCATTCGCCAACTTGCGAATTTTAACGATAGAATTCATAGGAATCTTATTCGTTAAAAGTTCATCATGAATTCGTTTCATTAATTGAGTATTGATAAAATGCGTGATGGAGGCCCCTTGTTCCCAAATTCTGAAACCATATTTTTCTATCGATTCAATGGTTTTCACATAGTCCTCATGGGTTTCAAATTGCACATTCCAAGTACGAACTCCCTCTTTTTTCTTACTAAATTGTTTGAATGCCTTCACTAAAATGGATTGTACCAAACTTCGAATTGTGGAAGATTTATGCGGACCGAAAAAGTAAATTCGGTCCATGGTGACTCGATTTACAAAACCATCGTAAAATCTTTTATTTAAAAATGATCTTAAAGAACTCTCATTCTTAGTAGAGTTTTCATAGATTCTTCTGGCAGCCTCGTACTGTTCATGCTCCGATATATTCCTTGGAACATCTTTGTACCATTCCTCGCCATGATTTCCAGTCATGACGACTTTAACTTTTCCCATGGACCTTGGTTCATTATCAGAGAATTGATCCACATTGGGTTCCCTTAACAACTCATAAAGTCCTTTTTGTACCTC
This is a stretch of genomic DNA from Deltaproteobacteria bacterium. It encodes these proteins:
- a CDS encoding AAA family ATPase, producing the protein MQNWRNAQAKKDSVFEHLKIPTPGNENGGASEEFLSRVSKRGLVILRPLVKKALLSIAKYKLSQVQKNYARKKKNDYPSVNFVFDQSVLEFLVTYDQNAEDGARPLDSKIRDLIQNTLNEFILKSPSLDSGSSKKSVKVSIQQNKDLTWSLIVDGSNIFIPLTKKDKLAKPISDKKIDELMGLEEKLKARVKGVDSIIEALAKDIRNSENSGASNDPKKNTRLADVYMFLGSSSTGKTELGVALHQILYKENSRPLVIDFSQIHHVDQLKEVIFGRKLPNGDFVESEFMKEYRRRNGDMVVIFDEISNANPEVQKGLYELLREPNVDQFSDNEPRSMGKVKVVMTGNHGEEWYKDVPRNISEHEQYEAARRIYENSTKNESSLRSFLNKRFYDGFVNRVTMDRIYFFGPHKSSTIRSLVQSILVKAFKQFSKKKEGVRTWNVQFETHEDYVKTIESIEKYGFRIWEQGASITHFINTQLMKRIHDELLTNKIPMNSIVKIRKLANEESYGQSEFNDEPTFSKVNFELVIESENSKRKTIPMALKGKVFPVEEENPKLMQLRTAFHEAGHSIMGQILNSDNLIASYIGISPGVTLMGDRWLRYAGIAESFDIKEQSNTRESLMANLAKLVGGGVAESLAMKNKIFTAGHRNDLERATQLARRMVLEFNMGKKYGMTVPQGQNVESYLQTLSEKQKRYIEVETTKILQEARQLAEDVLKAHFESHVMPLSKLLAQKGEMRRVELDEFYTSRKSLAMDPYNKKEMKKRIKRYEDLAARSSKIKTFQGKRDFEFHDFIESDKVPVLDMKTYLENKFQQEVSGVDLNPGKEIIATPRKDRLLQRLSSSGLLRKNYQCLKIYKTSRR